CCGGGGGCGCGGTGCTGTTTGTCGGCGACAGCATCACCCAGGGGCTGTGCGTTGCGGCGGTGTGCGAGCGCGGCGTGAACTACGGCATCGGCAGCGACACGACCGTTGGCGTGCTCCAGCGGCTGCCGGCATACCGGTCCATGGACCGGGCGCGGGCGGTGGTGGTGGCCATCGGGGTGAACGACCTGTGGCGGCGTGACAACGCGGCCCTCCTGGAGAACTACCGGAAGATCGCCGACGCCGTCGCGGGGCGCGCGCCCCTGCTCTTCAGCGCCGTGCTGCCGCTGGACGAGCGGATGAAAGAGGACATCCGGGGCGTCAACGCGCGCATCCGCGAGCTGAACGCCGGCCTCGCCGCGCTGTGCGCGGAGCGGGGCGACTGCCGGGTGGTGGACGTGTTTGACACGCTGCTGGACGCGGACGGCAGCCTCGCGCCGGAATATCACACGGGGGACGGCGTGCACCTGAGCGACAAGGGCTACACGGTTTGGATCGCCGCGCTCCGCGGCGCGCTGGAGGCCCTGCCGCCCCGCGCAGCGAAGGGCTGACGCCGGGTTACTAACGCGAAGGCGCAACGTGGAGGCTCCCTGTCTTCCTTTGCGCCTTCGCGCCTTTGCGTCAGATTCTTCCCTTCCCCTCCCCGAATCTGCGCTCATCTGCGCAACCTGCGGACAGAAAAGAAAACGCCCGCATCCCCCCACCGGGGGGCTGCGGGCGCGACATGCCTTTCGGAATTAGAAGATGTACTCGGGCTCGAGGACGGCCTCGTAGTTCACGCTCTTGTCGGAGAAGGGGAAACTGACCGACTCGAACACGCCGGTGCCCGTGCGCATGACGGCGCGCGCGGTGCCGAGCACGGGGGCGACACCCACGAGGTAGCCGAGGGGCTTGCCCTTCTTGAGGTTCTTGTCGAAGGTCATCGGAATCTCGGCCCAGCCGAACATGATGTTCGACAGGCCGCGGCCGAACTTGGTCAGGGACTTCTCCAGCCCCGTCGGCTTCGGCAGGTCCACGTCCGGATCATAGGACTGGGCCTGGACCGGCGCAACCGACGCGAAGACCGCGGCCAGCAGGGCCGCCACGATGACCAGCGTGCTCACTCGTTTCAGATTCACAGCGCACACCCTCCAGAAGGGTTCAAACGCCCCGGGTTTCATCCTGACACGCGTTCAGTGTATCATAGGGCGGTTCGGTTGTCAATAGTTTATAACCGGCCCCCGGGGAACGTGAAAACGCCCCCCCGCCGCGGGCCGCACGGCCCCAACACCCGGGAGGTGCCCATGAAGAACGAAGCCTACCGAAGCGCGCTCCGCACGCTGTGGCGCAGGGCCCCCTGGATCCTCGGCGCCACCGCGCTGGCCGCGCTGGCCGCCGTCGGCAGGGAGCTGCTGTTCCCGCCGCAGTTCGCCGCCGAACAGATGCTCATGGTCAGCGGCCTGGCCGCGGGCGGCGACGCCGTCGCGCTGGTGCCCCAGCCCCTCAGCCCGAAGGCCTACGAGCACATGCTCACGAGCGCGGCGGTGCTGGGCAGAACCATTGAGCGGCTGGAGAAGGACGGCGCCTTCGGGGCGGACGGCCCCCCGGCCATCGAGGACTTCTCCGCCCTGCTTTCCGTGAAGACGGAAATCGTGGACGAGACCAGCCGGCCGGTGAACTACTCCCCCCTGATCCGCGTCTCCGCACGCGGGGAGACGGCGGAACAGGCGGTGGCCATCGTGAACACCTGGGCGGAGACGGCCACCGAGGTGGCCCAGCGCGCCTCGTCCGTGCGCCTGAGCGCGCCCGCCCTGATGCTCACCCGGCACAAGGAGGAGTACGAGAAGGAGGTGGAGGCGGTGTGGAAGCTCCAGGCGGAGGAGCAGGCCCAGTGGAACACCGACGTGCTCCAGCGCACCCTGAGCAACCGGGTGGACCTGC
The Candidatus Hydrogenedentota bacterium DNA segment above includes these coding regions:
- a CDS encoding exosortase system-associated protein, TIGR04073 family: MNLKRVSTLVIVAALLAAVFASVAPVQAQSYDPDVDLPKPTGLEKSLTKFGRGLSNIMFGWAEIPMTFDKNLKKGKPLGYLVGVAPVLGTARAVMRTGTGVFESVSFPFSDKSVNYEAVLEPEYIF